In one window of Streptomyces sp. NBC_01224 DNA:
- a CDS encoding acetylxylan esterase produces the protein MALFDLPLHELRDYRPRIDEPDDFDAFWSKTLAETRAHDPAVSFEPVETGLTGLRTWDTTFAGFGGHPVKGWFSAPARAEGPLPLIVQFHGYNGGRSLPHCWGMWPLAGFAHFIMDVRGQGSGGNVGDTPDPVGSGPSHAGFMTRGIEDPERYYYRRVYADAVRAVEAARSHPLADPARTVALGGSQGGGITLAVGGLVPDLAAIAADVPFLCHFGRAVTLTDANPYSEIARYLKMHRGKEETVLRTLSYFDGVSFAARGSAPALFSVALMDQTCPPSTVFAAHNAYRGEKEIEVYPFNGHEGGAMFQEAAQLRWVPKALESAV, from the coding sequence ATGGCCCTGTTCGACCTGCCGCTCCACGAACTGCGCGACTACCGGCCGCGGATCGATGAACCGGACGACTTCGACGCCTTCTGGTCGAAGACCCTGGCAGAGACCCGCGCCCACGACCCCGCGGTCTCCTTCGAACCCGTCGAGACCGGGCTGACCGGACTGCGCACCTGGGACACCACGTTCGCGGGCTTCGGCGGCCATCCGGTCAAGGGCTGGTTCAGCGCCCCCGCACGCGCCGAGGGCCCGCTCCCGCTCATCGTGCAGTTCCACGGCTACAACGGCGGCCGCAGTCTCCCGCACTGCTGGGGCATGTGGCCGCTGGCCGGCTTCGCCCACTTCATCATGGACGTACGCGGCCAGGGCAGCGGCGGCAACGTCGGCGACACCCCCGACCCGGTCGGCTCCGGACCCTCCCACGCCGGCTTCATGACTCGCGGCATCGAGGACCCGGAGCGCTACTACTACCGCAGGGTCTACGCCGATGCCGTACGCGCCGTGGAAGCGGCCCGCTCCCATCCGCTCGCCGACCCCGCACGCACGGTCGCACTCGGCGGCAGCCAGGGCGGCGGCATCACCCTCGCGGTCGGCGGACTCGTTCCCGACCTGGCGGCGATCGCCGCCGATGTGCCATTCCTCTGCCACTTCGGACGGGCCGTCACCCTTACCGACGCCAACCCCTACTCGGAGATAGCCCGCTATCTCAAGATGCACCGCGGCAAGGAGGAGACCGTCCTGCGCACCCTTTCGTACTTCGACGGGGTGTCGTTCGCCGCCCGGGGCAGCGCCCCCGCGCTCTTCTCCGTCGCCCTGATGGACCAGACCTGCCCGCCGTCCACGGTCTTCGCCGCCCACAACGCATACCGCGGCGAGAAAGAGATCGAGGTCTACCCGTTCAACGGGCATGAAGGCGGGGCCATGTTCCAGGAGGCCGCTCAGCTCCGCTGGGTACCGAAGGCGCTGGAGAGCGCCGTCTGA
- a CDS encoding serine/threonine-protein kinase encodes MNAGGPVRRVIDDRFELVNRLGSGGMGMVWRAHDLALHRDVALKEVRPPDPALAENDPEAARLLRARVLREARALARLDHPGVVTVHHIVDGGEHAYPWIVMELVPGASLAERLAEGTLTPVEAAELGRGVLSALRAAHAAGIHHRDVKPANVLLRADGSPVLTDFGIAAIRESTSLTATGSIIGSPDYMAPERIRGEEGDPSSDLWSLGMMLYVAVEGRHPLRKATTLATLAAVLDEEIPPPRQAGPLTPVLNALLTRDTAARPGAGELDRMLASVGAPSSEPVGAPRQSPAAPRDAVPQHPEPDTRQDAVPPGHEPAGRTAVLPTAPVRRPAGAPEAGRHPVAAPARPEPATLGTHEIRRRVRRGRAIAITTALAGTALTGVLVWSLLPAPDTNASGSTPSVSDRTSSSPSSTATEKAKEAETKDLLTPAGARSVIAALKPVMGGSRVTSFSLYEEHARIEAPVKNKKGLYDVYAYRDGEATRERAGGTLMPGAKSVDLEKFDWDALPGLIRRADKELGVTEPTSHYVDIDPASPFDDHQPTLSVYVSDEYGGAYLRADINGKVLKKYPRNG; translated from the coding sequence ATGAACGCTGGGGGGCCTGTGCGCCGAGTGATCGACGACCGTTTCGAGCTCGTGAACCGGCTCGGCAGCGGCGGTATGGGCATGGTGTGGAGGGCCCATGACCTGGCCCTGCACCGCGATGTGGCGCTCAAGGAAGTACGGCCCCCGGACCCCGCGCTCGCCGAGAACGATCCGGAGGCGGCCCGGCTGCTGCGGGCGCGGGTGCTGCGCGAGGCCCGTGCGCTGGCCCGGCTCGACCACCCGGGCGTCGTCACGGTCCACCACATCGTGGACGGCGGCGAGCACGCGTACCCATGGATCGTGATGGAGCTGGTGCCCGGCGCCTCGCTCGCGGAACGCCTCGCCGAGGGCACCCTCACCCCCGTCGAGGCTGCCGAGCTCGGCCGCGGGGTGCTGTCCGCGCTGCGCGCCGCCCACGCCGCCGGTATCCATCACCGCGACGTGAAACCGGCCAACGTACTGCTGCGGGCCGACGGCAGTCCGGTGCTCACGGACTTCGGTATCGCCGCGATCCGTGAGTCCACGAGCCTGACGGCGACCGGCTCCATCATCGGCTCCCCCGACTACATGGCGCCCGAGCGGATTCGCGGCGAGGAGGGCGACCCCTCGTCGGACCTGTGGTCGCTCGGCATGATGCTGTACGTCGCCGTGGAGGGCCGGCATCCGCTGCGCAAGGCCACCACGCTGGCGACGCTGGCGGCCGTGCTGGACGAGGAGATACCGCCGCCCCGGCAGGCCGGTCCGCTGACTCCCGTACTGAACGCGCTGCTGACCCGGGACACCGCCGCGCGGCCCGGGGCCGGGGAACTGGACCGGATGCTGGCGTCGGTGGGCGCCCCGTCGAGTGAGCCGGTCGGGGCGCCTCGGCAGAGCCCCGCGGCTCCGCGCGATGCGGTGCCGCAGCACCCCGAGCCGGACACGCGGCAGGATGCGGTGCCGCCCGGCCACGAGCCCGCCGGCCGGACCGCGGTCCTGCCCACGGCCCCCGTCCGTCGACCGGCCGGGGCGCCCGAGGCCGGTCGTCACCCCGTCGCCGCGCCCGCCCGTCCGGAGCCCGCGACGCTGGGGACGCACGAGATCCGCCGCCGGGTCCGGCGGGGCCGCGCCATCGCGATAACCACCGCCCTCGCGGGGACCGCCCTGACCGGTGTCCTGGTGTGGTCGCTGCTGCCCGCCCCGGACACGAACGCTTCCGGCAGCACGCCGTCCGTTTCGGACCGCACCTCCAGCAGCCCGTCAAGCACCGCGACGGAGAAGGCGAAGGAGGCGGAGACCAAGGATCTGCTGACACCGGCCGGGGCACGGTCCGTCATCGCCGCGCTCAAGCCGGTGATGGGCGGCAGTCGGGTCACCTCGTTCTCACTGTACGAGGAACACGCGCGCATCGAGGCCCCGGTCAAGAACAAGAAGGGTCTGTACGACGTCTACGCGTACCGGGACGGCGAGGCCACCCGCGAACGGGCGGGTGGCACCCTCATGCCGGGTGCCAAGTCCGTGGACCTGGAAAAGTTCGACTGGGACGCCCTCCCGGGGCTGATACGCCGGGCGGACAAGGAGCTCGGCGTCACCGAACCCACCAGCCACTACGTGGACATCGATCCGGCCTCCCCGTTCGACGACCACCAGCCGACCCTCAGTGTCTATGTCTCGGACGAGTACGGCGGCGCCTATCTGCGGGCCGACATCAACGGCAAGGTGCTCAAGAAGTATCCGCGCAACGGCTGA